In a single window of the Anaerocolumna cellulosilytica genome:
- a CDS encoding formate--tetrahydrofolate ligase has translation MKTDIQIAQEAKMQHIRDIAAKLNIEEEDLEYYGKYKAKFSDALWEKVKSNPDGKLVLVTAINPTPAGEGKTTTTVGLGQALGLLDKKAVIALREPSLGPCFGIKGGAAGGGNAQVVPMEDLNLHFTGDFHAITSANNLLAAMLDNHIQQGNTLEIDPGQIVWKRCMDINDRVLRNVVIGLGRKVDGVVREDHFVITVASEIMAIFCLACDMQDLKKRLGEIIVAYTYDGKPVSAKDLNAVGAMSALLKDAIKPNLVQTLENTPALVHGGPFANIAHGCNSVRATKTALKLADIVVTEAGFGADLGAEKFFDIKCQSAGLSPDAVVLVATVRALKYNGGVDKKELGAENLEALEKGIVNLEKHIENLQKYGVPVVVTLNRFTSDTELELAFVKKFCEKRGCEFALSEVWEKGGKGGITLAEKVIDVLDSKESHFKPLYDLNLTVKEKIETIAGKIYGAIGVTYDSVANKAISQIEELGYGKLPICMAKNQYSLSDDATKLGRPEGFSIHIREVYLSAGAGFIVAITGTVTTMPGLPKIPAAENIDVNEKGIITGLF, from the coding sequence ATGAAGACCGATATTCAAATAGCTCAGGAGGCGAAGATGCAGCATATACGTGATATTGCTGCCAAATTAAATATAGAAGAAGAGGATTTGGAATACTACGGAAAATACAAAGCGAAGTTCTCCGATGCATTATGGGAAAAAGTAAAGTCTAATCCAGATGGTAAGCTTGTATTGGTTACAGCTATTAATCCTACACCTGCAGGAGAAGGAAAGACTACAACAACTGTAGGACTTGGACAAGCTTTAGGTTTACTAGATAAAAAAGCGGTGATTGCCTTAAGGGAGCCTTCTCTTGGACCGTGTTTTGGTATAAAAGGTGGTGCGGCAGGTGGTGGTAACGCCCAGGTAGTGCCAATGGAAGATTTAAATTTGCATTTTACAGGAGATTTTCACGCTATTACCTCTGCTAATAACTTACTGGCTGCAATGCTTGATAATCATATTCAGCAGGGAAATACCTTAGAGATTGACCCCGGTCAGATAGTCTGGAAACGTTGTATGGATATAAATGACAGGGTTTTAAGGAATGTAGTGATAGGTTTAGGTCGTAAGGTAGATGGTGTGGTAAGAGAAGATCATTTTGTTATCACGGTGGCTTCTGAGATTATGGCTATCTTTTGCTTAGCTTGTGATATGCAGGATTTAAAGAAGCGCCTGGGTGAAATTATTGTTGCTTATACGTATGACGGTAAACCGGTTTCCGCAAAAGATTTGAATGCTGTGGGTGCTATGTCTGCACTCCTTAAGGATGCTATTAAACCTAATCTGGTGCAAACCTTAGAAAATACACCTGCCCTCGTACATGGTGGTCCCTTTGCCAATATAGCCCACGGCTGCAATAGTGTGCGTGCTACTAAGACAGCTTTAAAACTAGCGGACATTGTAGTAACAGAGGCAGGTTTTGGTGCAGATTTAGGAGCGGAGAAGTTTTTTGATATTAAATGCCAAAGTGCAGGACTCTCACCAGATGCAGTGGTGTTAGTTGCGACTGTAAGAGCATTGAAGTATAACGGTGGAGTTGACAAAAAAGAACTAGGAGCTGAAAATCTAGAAGCGCTAGAGAAAGGCATTGTAAACCTGGAGAAACATATTGAAAATCTTCAAAAATATGGCGTGCCGGTAGTGGTTACATTAAACCGATTTACTTCTGATACAGAGTTGGAACTTGCTTTTGTTAAAAAGTTTTGTGAAAAAAGAGGTTGTGAATTCGCATTATCTGAGGTATGGGAGAAGGGCGGTAAAGGTGGAATTACGCTTGCAGAAAAAGTAATAGATGTTCTTGACAGTAAAGAAAGTCATTTTAAACCTTTGTATGATTTGAATCTGACGGTTAAAGAAAAGATAGAAACAATAGCAGGTAAAATATATGGAGCAATAGGGGTTACGTATGATTCTGTTGCCAATAAGGCAATTTCACAAATTGAAGAATTAGGGTATGGTAAGCTTCCTATCTGTATGGCTAAGAATCAGTACTCTTTATCGGATGATGCAACAAAACTTGGCAGGCCGGAGGGCTTTTCTATTCATATCCGCGAAGTTTACTTGTCTGCGGGTGCAGGATTTATAGTAGCCATAACCGGCACGGTAACGACTATGCCTGGGCTTCCTAAAATACCGGCTGCTGAAAATATTGATGTGAATGAGAAGGGAATTATAACCGGATTATTTTAA
- a CDS encoding HAD family hydrolase, protein MFHTIIFDMDGTILNTLEDLADSVNYALLQCGFPKRTLDEVRCFVGNGVQVLIDRAVPAGTNEKEKETCLSIYREYYNQNMQNKTRPYNGILELLKQLKSYNYKLAIVSNKYDSAVKSLCKEYYSDFIQVAIGESDLVGKKPAPDGVLAALKELNSSKEHALYIGDSEVDIQTAHNAGLKCVGVTWGFRTRELLLAEGADIIVDTPRELLDFLLTQNT, encoded by the coding sequence ATGTTTCATACTATAATTTTTGATATGGATGGTACAATCCTTAATACGCTTGAGGATCTGGCAGATAGTGTGAATTACGCTTTGCTACAATGCGGATTTCCAAAAAGAACTCTTGATGAAGTAAGGTGCTTTGTTGGAAACGGTGTGCAGGTTTTAATAGACCGAGCTGTACCCGCCGGGACAAATGAAAAGGAGAAAGAGACTTGCCTCAGCATATATAGAGAGTACTATAATCAGAACATGCAAAATAAGACCCGCCCTTACAATGGCATACTTGAACTGTTAAAACAGTTAAAATCTTACAATTATAAACTGGCTATTGTTTCTAACAAATATGATTCTGCTGTGAAATCCTTATGCAAGGAGTATTACAGTGATTTTATCCAGGTAGCTATCGGAGAATCTGATTTAGTTGGCAAAAAACCGGCACCGGATGGTGTATTAGCGGCTCTAAAAGAGCTTAACAGTTCCAAAGAACATGCACTTTATATAGGGGACTCTGAAGTGGATATTCAGACAGCGCATAATGCCGGACTGAAATGCGTAGGTGTTACCTGGGGATTCCGTACCCGCGAGCTGCTTTTAGCCGAAGGTGCGGATATTATAGTCGATACCCCCAGGGAATTATTGGATTTTCTGCTTACCCAGAATACCTAA
- the aspS gene encoding aspartate--tRNA(Asn) ligase — translation MAAIKGEVTPLLNEEDLKYQIGEAIVVCGSVYKIRRMSSFAFIVLRTGRSLIQCIYSSDYAAFDLENIKENYCVELKGEVSEDNRSKLGFEIRIKEVAILSKPAEEMPVVINNKKLAASLETILDYRPITLRNEKERAVFKLQEGICAAVRGFLMSQAFTEIHSPKIVYAGAEGGANIFRLDYFGREAYLAQSPQFYKQMMVGVYDRVYEIGAVYRAEKHDTSRHLNEYTSIDLEMGYIKDFKEIMEMETKLLQEIMASLERNYKNELNLLEIVLPKVEEIPCVTFAEAKEMIHKAYQREIKDYEDFEPEEERLLCELIKKQYHSEFVFVTHYPTSKRPFYAMEDKENQQYTLSFDLLCRGLEITTGGQRIHDYSEQVDKLLKRKMNPELFESYLMIHKYGIPPHGGLGMGLERLTMCLLGRSNVRETTLFPRDISRLEP, via the coding sequence ATGGCAGCAATTAAAGGTGAAGTAACCCCTCTTTTAAACGAAGAGGATTTAAAATATCAGATTGGAGAAGCTATAGTAGTATGTGGATCGGTGTATAAAATAAGGCGTATGAGCAGCTTTGCTTTTATAGTCTTAAGAACAGGAAGAAGTTTAATTCAATGCATTTATAGCAGTGATTACGCAGCGTTTGATTTGGAGAATATAAAGGAAAATTATTGTGTGGAACTAAAGGGAGAGGTTTCAGAGGATAACCGTTCTAAATTAGGATTTGAGATTCGCATAAAAGAAGTGGCTATATTATCAAAACCGGCGGAAGAAATGCCTGTAGTTATTAATAACAAGAAACTGGCGGCTTCCTTAGAGACAATATTGGATTATCGCCCGATTACCCTCAGGAATGAGAAAGAAAGAGCTGTTTTTAAGCTGCAAGAGGGTATATGTGCGGCAGTTAGAGGATTTTTAATGAGTCAGGCTTTCACAGAAATACACAGTCCCAAGATTGTGTATGCCGGAGCAGAAGGCGGAGCAAATATTTTCAGACTGGACTATTTTGGAAGAGAAGCTTATCTTGCCCAAAGTCCTCAGTTTTATAAACAGATGATGGTGGGTGTATATGACAGGGTGTATGAAATCGGGGCTGTGTATAGAGCAGAAAAGCATGATACCTCAAGGCATCTAAATGAGTATACCAGTATTGACTTAGAGATGGGATATATAAAAGACTTTAAGGAAATTATGGAGATGGAAACGAAATTATTACAAGAGATTATGGCTTCCTTAGAGAGAAATTATAAGAATGAATTAAATCTCCTGGAAATAGTTCTTCCAAAGGTAGAAGAAATTCCTTGCGTAACATTTGCAGAGGCTAAAGAGATGATTCATAAAGCTTACCAAAGAGAAATTAAGGACTATGAAGATTTTGAACCGGAAGAAGAAAGACTTTTGTGTGAACTGATAAAAAAACAGTATCATTCGGAATTTGTTTTTGTTACACATTATCCAACCTCAAAACGTCCTTTTTATGCAATGGAGGATAAAGAAAACCAACAATATACTTTAAGTTTTGACCTTTTATGCAGAGGATTAGAAATTACCACAGGTGGACAGCGTATACATGATTACTCAGAGCAGGTTGATAAGTTGTTAAAACGAAAGATGAATCCAGAGCTTTTTGAAAGTTATTTGATGATTCATAAATACGGTATACCGCCGCATGGTGGTCTTGGAATGGGCTTAGAAAGGCTGACCATGTGTCTCTTGGGAAGAAGTAATGTCAGGGAGACAACGCTTTTCCCAAGAGATATTAGTCGGTTAGAACCATAA
- a CDS encoding superoxide dismutase, whose product MQFEKLDFEYTDDVTVINREQFDVHMRLYEGYINKMNEIDALLMNNPGLKEANATYSKFRGIKRGETYALDGVILHEFYFENIGSPNNTPDADIRQLLSKDYGSFEEWQEHFVATAKASRGWVVLCYDPRSDRFRNISLDAHDYGNIAMSIPLLVLDMYEHAYFLQYADNKVEYIERFMDNIDWQVVKDRMQILQ is encoded by the coding sequence ATGCAGTTTGAAAAGTTAGACTTTGAATATACAGATGATGTTACGGTTATTAACCGAGAGCAATTCGATGTACATATGAGATTATATGAGGGCTATATTAATAAAATGAATGAAATTGATGCTTTGCTTATGAATAATCCCGGACTTAAGGAGGCTAATGCAACCTACAGCAAATTCAGAGGAATCAAGAGGGGAGAAACCTATGCACTTGACGGTGTGATTCTTCATGAATTTTATTTTGAAAATATTGGGTCGCCCAATAACACGCCGGACGCAGATATCAGACAGCTTCTGTCCAAGGATTATGGAAGTTTTGAAGAATGGCAGGAGCATTTTGTCGCCACAGCAAAAGCAAGTCGAGGTTGGGTGGTACTTTGTTATGACCCCCGCTCAGACCGGTTTCGTAACATTAGTCTGGATGCACATGATTATGGGAATATAGCCATGTCCATACCCTTGTTGGTGCTTGATATGTATGAGCACGCTTATTTTCTACAATACGCTGACAATAAGGTGGAGTACATAGAGCGTTTTATGGATAATATAGACTGGCAGGTTGTA
- a CDS encoding DDE-type integrase/transposase/recombinase, whose product MASITQDMRYRLSLIKYAEKFGVTKAAIKYKTNRQYIYRWKRRFDGSIESLRELSRRPHSHPNQHSEAEIKLIHDMRRRNPHEGLVVFWVKLMQRGYKRSIPGLYRFLRKGKLMAIKPANPKYIPKPYEQMKYPGQRVQVDVKHVPAACIVGDAKGQKFYQYTAIDEYSRFRFVEAFNESSTYTSTQFLEHLVNAFPMPIECIQTDNGFEFTKRFGSHKLDPSLFEKKLQSLGIRHKLIRPFTPRHNGKVERSHRKDNERFYATHSFFSFDDFSKQLNIYNRRDYNNFPMRPLGWKSPRTTLINFLKYGVTYV is encoded by the coding sequence ATGGCTAGTATAACACAGGATATGAGATATCGTCTATCATTAATTAAATATGCTGAGAAATTTGGTGTAACCAAGGCTGCTATCAAGTACAAAACCAACCGGCAATACATTTACCGCTGGAAACGCCGCTTTGATGGCTCTATCGAGTCTTTACGAGAGCTATCCCGTAGACCTCATTCACACCCAAACCAACATTCTGAAGCTGAAATAAAACTTATTCATGATATGCGGCGACGTAATCCACACGAAGGCCTTGTTGTTTTCTGGGTGAAACTTATGCAACGTGGATATAAAAGATCTATCCCTGGTTTATACCGCTTTCTTAGAAAAGGAAAACTAATGGCTATCAAGCCAGCTAACCCTAAATATATTCCAAAACCTTATGAGCAGATGAAGTACCCCGGACAGCGCGTTCAAGTCGACGTAAAGCACGTTCCGGCGGCTTGTATTGTCGGTGATGCAAAAGGCCAGAAATTCTATCAATATACTGCAATTGATGAGTACTCCAGATTTCGTTTTGTAGAAGCTTTTAATGAATCCAGTACCTATACTTCTACTCAATTCCTGGAACATCTAGTTAATGCCTTTCCTATGCCTATTGAGTGTATTCAAACAGATAATGGATTTGAATTTACAAAAAGATTTGGTAGCCACAAGCTAGATCCTTCCCTGTTTGAAAAGAAGTTACAATCCTTAGGGATAAGACATAAACTAATCCGTCCATTTACACCAAGGCATAATGGGAAAGTGGAGCGTAGCCATCGCAAGGACAATGAACGTTTTTATGCTACACATAGTTTCTTTTCTTTTGATGACTTTTCAAAACAGCTAAATATATATAACCGAAGGGATTATAACAACTTTCCGATGAGACCTCTAGGCTGGAAATCTCCTAGAACTACTCTCATTAATTTCTTGAAGTATGGTGTAACATATGTTTGA
- a CDS encoding ATP-grasp domain-containing protein yields the protein MRAWLIYRRQDAVKNKGYINFYLEEGKTRGITIELLYVEDIEFGIRTGSWYMKYRQKELLLPDFAICRTIYPLLSRHLEYMGIPVFNNSCVAEVCNDKAKTYQYVAKLDIPMVDSAFVSDKDLVNHLWASESKKVVKAVDGHGGSQVMLLPDKKRVSAEEYEAAVKRIVNTMEGASVVVQPLTGTKNQDLRVYVIGKQIIAAILRTAKEGFKSNFSLGGEVCTYFLSKQEEMQIQRIIASFDFGLVGIDFIIGDDGELLFNEIEDVVGARMLYQCTDINLVRLYLQFIIEELQK from the coding sequence ATGAGAGCATGGTTAATTTATAGAAGACAGGATGCAGTAAAAAATAAAGGCTATATTAATTTTTACTTAGAAGAAGGTAAGACAAGGGGAATTACCATTGAACTATTGTATGTAGAGGACATTGAGTTTGGAATACGTACCGGCAGCTGGTATATGAAGTATCGCCAGAAAGAATTGCTGCTTCCTGATTTTGCTATTTGTCGAACGATATATCCTCTATTGAGCAGACATTTAGAATATATGGGTATACCGGTTTTCAATAATTCCTGTGTTGCTGAGGTCTGTAACGATAAAGCGAAAACATATCAATATGTAGCAAAACTTGATATACCTATGGTAGATTCTGCTTTTGTAAGTGACAAGGATTTAGTAAATCATTTATGGGCATCTGAAAGCAAGAAAGTGGTAAAAGCAGTAGATGGTCATGGTGGCAGCCAGGTCATGCTTTTGCCAGACAAAAAGCGGGTATCAGCAGAGGAATATGAAGCGGCCGTGAAAAGGATTGTTAACACGATGGAAGGGGCTTCAGTAGTGGTACAGCCCTTAACGGGAACAAAAAATCAAGACTTGAGAGTTTATGTTATCGGTAAACAGATTATAGCTGCTATTCTAAGAACTGCAAAAGAAGGCTTTAAATCTAACTTTTCCTTGGGTGGTGAGGTATGTACTTATTTCTTATCTAAGCAAGAGGAGATGCAGATTCAAAGGATTATTGCATCATTTGACTTTGGACTTGTTGGTATTGATTTTATAATCGGCGATGATGGGGAGCTGTTATTTAATGAAATCGAAGATGTTGTTGGTGCCAGAATGTTGTATCAGTGCACCGATATTAACCTGGTACGTCTTTACCTTCAATTCATTATAGAGGAGTTGCAGAAATAA